TAGAATAAATAGCTTTTTTCATTGTTAAAGTATAGGTGCCTTTAAAAGTCTCTTTGCTATCTTCAAAAATTGAAAACTGATAGTTTTTTTCTAAGGTAAGCTGTACTTTTTTACCAAGTGATTCAGGAGTTTTATGAATATGGTTTCCAAAACCACCATCGGTATTGGTCCAATTCCATGTTCCGACCAAATCGGAATTATCAAATTTGTTAATTTGGCTAGAAGCACACGAAATTAGTGCAAAAGCAAATATGTAAAGTAGGTTTTTCATGGTGAAGGGTTTTGTTTACTCTTTTATTTTTTGTTCTCTTCCAATTAGGAAATATAAAACAGCACCAAAAAAGTTAGCTAATAAAACAATGAGAATCCAAACAATTTTATTGTTTCCTTTAAACTCACTTTTTAAAATATCAATAAGGGCAATAATTGTTGGAATAATTCCAAGTAAAATAATTAAGATTAGAATCAGCTGCCATACTCCAATCATTTCTATATAAGTCATCATCATAACAATATTTTGAGTACTAAAAGTAGTAAAAAAAGTTAACCTTTGGGAATTGAAAGAAAAAGATTCCTCCTCCTTTGTCGTTCGGAATGACAGTAAAATGGTTTGTCTTAAGAAGAAAAAACGTCATTAAAATTTCCAAAAAAAGGAGTTTTAATGACGTTTTAAAAGTATGGGAAATGATACTATTTATTCATAATATCTTCTATTTCGTCAGCTTCAATAGGTATGTTGCGCATTAAGTTGAAAGGTTCCCCTGTTTCTTGAACAACAACATCATCCTCTAAACGAATACCAAAGCCTTCATCAGGAATATAAATACCAGGCTCTACCGTAAATACTTGATTT
The nucleotide sequence above comes from Tenacibaculum singaporense. Encoded proteins:
- a CDS encoding PLD nuclease N-terminal domain-containing protein, translated to MMTYIEMIGVWQLILILIILLGIIPTIIALIDILKSEFKGNNKIVWILIVLLANFFGAVLYFLIGREQKIKE